One genomic region from Halococcus qingdaonensis encodes:
- a CDS encoding RAD55 family ATPase yields MPTRLPTGIDVLDNRLGGGVPAGSIVALSAPPASQAELLLAEFVMPRDTLYLAFDRPAAVVSANIERTDVDTGDPTVRTIDADDPIDEALAVLDELPERSTVVVDPQSVIERAERPAFLEFMTGLRRRVDDAGSIAVLHCLDGRNVSPLRDSTEHLADVIFRLTTDTTGATVENRLAVPKFRGGRALTETLKLTLTDRVAVDTSRDIA; encoded by the coding sequence ATGCCAACGCGCCTGCCGACCGGCATCGACGTTCTCGACAACCGACTCGGGGGTGGGGTTCCAGCGGGGAGCATCGTCGCCCTTTCGGCCCCGCCGGCAAGCCAGGCCGAACTCCTGCTCGCCGAGTTCGTGATGCCGCGCGACACGCTTTATCTCGCGTTCGACCGACCCGCAGCGGTCGTCTCGGCGAACATCGAACGAACGGACGTCGATACCGGCGACCCGACGGTCCGGACGATCGACGCCGACGATCCCATCGACGAAGCGCTCGCCGTCCTTGACGAGCTCCCCGAACGCTCGACGGTCGTCGTCGATCCACAGTCGGTGATCGAGCGCGCCGAGCGCCCGGCGTTTCTGGAGTTCATGACCGGCCTACGCCGACGCGTCGATGACGCGGGGAGTATCGCCGTGTTGCACTGCCTCGACGGGCGTAACGTCTCGCCGCTGCGCGACAGCACCGAACACCTTGCGGACGTGATCTTCCGTCTCACGACCGATACGACCGGCGCGACGGTCGAGAACCGCCTCGCGGTGCCGAAGTTCCGCGGCGGGCGTGCGCTCACCGAGACGCTCAAACTCACCCTCACCGATCGAGTCGCGGTCGACACCAGTCGCGATATCGCGTAA
- a CDS encoding FKBP-type peptidyl-prolyl cis-trans isomerase — MSDEASEQSASDADEEAASGIQEGDFVRLAYTARSVENDQLVDTTDEEVAEEEGVDDQQQSFEPRVIAVGAGHLFDTVEEDFTGGEAGDSGTVTVPADEAFGEYDEDEVRTVSADRIPEDDRYPGGHVDIDGEHGHVETIIGGRARVDFNHPLAGQDVEYDYEVLDTVDDRLEQAEGMLGMYFDADFDMRIETDEVEEEQMVESDEDEDDEESEPEFETEVVEKETLYIEQSPQLQFDQQWMMGKQQILGDLIDRLDLDRVIVEEVIDGTGGMMGGMGGMMGGMGGGGGEADLDAIEEELEDADVDVDDITEELDEE; from the coding sequence ATGAGCGACGAAGCAAGCGAACAGTCCGCATCGGACGCCGACGAGGAAGCCGCAAGCGGGATTCAGGAGGGAGATTTCGTCCGTCTCGCCTACACCGCCCGGTCGGTCGAGAACGACCAGCTCGTCGACACGACCGACGAGGAGGTCGCCGAGGAGGAGGGCGTCGACGACCAACAGCAGAGCTTCGAGCCGCGCGTCATCGCGGTCGGTGCCGGCCACCTCTTCGACACCGTCGAGGAGGACTTCACCGGCGGCGAGGCCGGCGATTCGGGCACCGTGACGGTGCCCGCCGACGAGGCCTTCGGCGAGTACGACGAGGACGAAGTTCGTACTGTGAGCGCCGACCGCATCCCGGAGGACGACCGCTATCCGGGCGGCCACGTCGACATCGACGGCGAGCACGGCCACGTCGAGACGATCATCGGCGGGCGCGCACGTGTGGATTTCAACCACCCGCTCGCCGGCCAAGACGTCGAGTACGACTACGAGGTGCTCGACACGGTCGACGACCGCCTCGAACAGGCCGAGGGGATGCTCGGCATGTACTTCGACGCCGACTTCGACATGCGCATCGAGACGGACGAAGTCGAAGAAGAGCAGATGGTGGAGTCCGACGAGGACGAGGACGACGAGGAGAGCGAACCCGAGTTCGAGACCGAGGTCGTCGAGAAGGAGACGCTCTACATCGAGCAGTCGCCCCAGCTCCAGTTCGACCAGCAGTGGATGATGGGCAAACAGCAGATCCTGGGCGATCTCATCGACCGGCTCGACCTCGATCGCGTGATCGTCGAGGAGGTCATCGACGGCACCGGCGGGATGATGGGCGGCATGGGTGGCATGATGGGCGGTATGGGCGGCGGCGGTGGCGAGGCCGATCTCGACGCCATCGAGGAGGAGCTCGAGGATGCCGACGTGGACGTCGACGACATCACCGAAGAACTCGACGAGGAGTAA
- a CDS encoding amphi-Trp domain-containing protein — MADTTEASQSLSRDEAAEALESLANELRGDAEMTVLAGNKSVALTPRDTVEYDIEVSEREPMLGDKRESISIDLNWKAEE; from the coding sequence ATGGCAGACACGACCGAAGCGAGTCAGTCCCTCTCGCGCGACGAGGCCGCCGAAGCGCTCGAATCGCTCGCGAACGAGCTGCGCGGGGACGCCGAGATGACGGTCCTCGCCGGCAACAAGTCGGTCGCGCTCACGCCGCGCGACACCGTCGAGTACGACATCGAGGTGAGCGAGCGCGAGCCGATGCTCGGCGACAAACGCGAATCGATCAGCATCGACCTCAACTGGAAAGCCGAAGAGTAG
- the cyaB gene encoding class IV adenylate cyclase: MYEVECKVASPHEPVRERLSALDAEATGTVEQVDTYYDAPHRSFPETDEALRIRREDDGVRLTYKGPLVDSRSKTRAEHETAIGSAEEMANVLDALGFVPAATVEKTRERFRCRGYTVALDSVAGLGTFVEVEDEAETEDEIERVRDGARDLLAALDCDPGEQIRTSYLELLSAAETDERPPNE, from the coding sequence GTGTACGAAGTCGAGTGTAAGGTCGCCAGCCCCCACGAACCGGTCCGCGAGCGGCTGTCGGCGCTCGATGCCGAGGCCACGGGCACCGTCGAGCAGGTCGATACGTACTACGACGCGCCACATCGGAGCTTTCCGGAGACCGACGAGGCGCTCAGGATCCGCCGCGAGGACGATGGGGTACGACTCACCTACAAGGGACCGCTTGTCGATTCGCGATCGAAAACCCGTGCTGAACACGAGACGGCGATCGGAAGCGCCGAGGAGATGGCGAACGTCCTCGACGCGCTCGGGTTCGTCCCTGCCGCAACCGTCGAGAAGACCCGCGAGAGGTTCCGCTGTCGGGGCTACACCGTCGCGCTCGATTCGGTAGCGGGGCTCGGAACGTTCGTCGAGGTCGAAGACGAGGCCGAAACGGAAGACGAGATCGAACGAGTGCGTGACGGCGCGCGCGACCTCTTGGCGGCGCTCGACTGTGATCCGGGAGAGCAGATCCGGACCTCCTATCTCGAACTGCTGTCCGCGGCCGAAACGGACGAACGACCGCCGAACGAATAA